TCGAGGTAGTTGCGGATCAGGGCGGTGACCGCGCCCGGATACAGGAAGGGCTCGTCCCGCATCGCGGCCCGGCAGGCGGCGACCAGGTCCCGGTCGGCGACGGACTTCAGCACGTACCCGTTCGCGCCGGCCTTCAGGGCCTGGAAGAAGTACTGCTCGTTGTCGTGCATCGTGAGCATCATGATCCGCAGGCCCGGCTTGCGGGCGGCCAGTTCACGGGCGGCCTGCAGCCCGGTCAGACGCGGCATGGCGATGTCCAGCACCGCCAGGTCGACTTCGCGAGCTCGGGCCATCTCGATGGCCTCGGCTCCGTCCCCGGCCTCGGCGACCACTTCCAGGTCCGGTTCCCGGTCGAGGATGAGCCGCACCCCGCGGCGCACCAGCGCGTGGTCGTCGGCGAGCAGGATGCGGATCCTGCTCGTTCCCGTCGTGGCGGTCGTGGTCGCTTCGGGCATGGTCAGGGCTGCTTCCTGGTCACGGGCGCGGTGAGCTGGACCCGGGTGCCGGTGTCGGGTGCCGGGGTGATGTCGAGGCTGCCGCCGATGAGCAGGGCCCGCTCGCGCATGCCGCGGATGCCGGCGCCTTCCCTGGGGCCTCGACGCCGCAGCCGTCGTCGGTGACGGCCAGCACCACCTGGTCGCCGGTGTGACGCAGGGCGACGGTGACCTGTGTGGCGTCCGCGTGCCGGGCGACGTTGGTCATCGACTCCTGCGCGACGCGGTACAGGACCAGTTCGGTCTCCGGCTCCAGGGCCGGCAGGTCGGCATCGAAACGGCGCGTGACCTGCAACCCGGTGTGGGTGGCGAAGTCCTCGGTGAGCGAGGTCAGCGCGCTGACCAGACCCAGGTCGTCCAGCACTCCGGGCCGCAGCCTGCGCGCCAGGCGGCGGACCTCGTCCAGGCTCTCCCGGGTGATCTCCTGCACCTCGTGCAACTGCCCCCGCAGCGGCGGCGGTGCCTCGTCCGAGGCTCGCTTGAGTTCCAGCAGGATCGCGGTCATGCTCTGGCCGACCTCGTCGTGGAGCTCCTGCGCGATGCGGCGACGTTCGGCCTCCTGGGCCAGCAGGGCGCGAGCACTGCTGGTGGCCCTTTCGTGTTCCAGCCGCTCCAGCATGGCGTTGAACGTACGGATCACCTCGGTGATCTCGCCGCCGCCGGAAGCGGGCAGGCGCTGGCCGGGGCGCAGCAGGTCCACGGTGGTCATCAGCTTCGTGAGCCGGCCCAGCGGGGCCAGGCCGAGCCGCAGCAGCGCGGCGTTGGCGACCAGCATGACGGCCAGACCCCCGAGGAGGATGATCGCCTCGGTGAGCAGAACCGGCACGGAGACGGTCACGGGCGCCCACAGCAACAGGGCCGTGGCCGTGCCCAGCACCACGGCGTTGAGGGCGAAGATCCGCCAGAACAAGGACACCGGCCCTGCGCCTCTCTTCCGTGAAACCTCGGTTCACCTCCATCGTCGGGCCGCGCGCAGCCCCACCGCGGTCACGATCCCGGGGCGCTCGAGTGGGCCTGCGGCCAGCCTGCCCCGTTCCGAGCGCCCCGTCGATGGGGCGCGGCCCTCATATTTCCGGTCCCGCGCCACCCATGGCACGGCCGCATGGATCCCCTGCCCCGGCACAAATGGGCCCCGCGCCCGATAGGTGTGCGCCACCGGCCCGGCCAGAGTGGAAGACACCCGATCACCCCGGCCGAGAAAGGAACCGACCATGCCGCTCGATGCCACCCGGGCCGAGCCCCACCTTCACGAGGCCCGTCAGCGCCTGGAACACGCCCGCACCTCCCGGCTGGCGCAGCTGCAAGCGCTGGACGAGACCGGGCCCAGCACGGACGACCACCTGCTGGCCGTCCAGAAGACCGCGATGGAGCGGGTCCTCAAGGAGATCGAGGAAGCTTTCGCCCGCATCGAGGACGGCACCTACGGAACCTGCCTGGGCTGCGCCAAACCTGTCCCCGCCGAACGCCTGGAGATCCTCCCCTACACCCGCCACTGCGTCGCCTGCCGGCGCCGCGCCGCCTGACCGACGCCCGTACCGACCTCCTACGCCCTGCCTCAAAGGGGTGACGTGGTGACCCACCAGACCATCGGCGAGAGCACGACCCTGTCGGTCGAAGACCTCGCCGCGCTGCGCGAGAACCTGCACGAGCAGCGCTTGTTCCGCCAGGAGCAACTGCGCCTGCTCGCCGGACCCACCACCTCCCGTGCCGAGGGCCGGCTCCAGCGGCAGACCGCCGCGCAGGTGGAGGTCCGCATCAAGCTCGCCGCCTCCGCCCGCATGGTCCTCGCCGATGTCGAAGCGGCCCTCACCCGCATGAAGGAGGGCACGTACGGCACCTGCCACCTGTGCCGGCGCCTCGTAGACCGGCAACGGCTGATGATCGTGCCGCAGGCCCGCTACTGCGCCCGCTGCCAGCAGGTCAAGGAGGCAGTCCCATGACCGGCACACACAGCGGTCGACGTACTGCGGCCGCGCAGCGTCCTGGCGGAGTGAGTGCTCACCGGCCGCCGGACGAGGTGGCGGAGGCGTCCTGCGAGGGCTGCTCGTGGGCGTCAGCTTCCAGGCGAGGCGCGGCGTGCCGGTCGGTGCGGTGCTCCTCGCGGGTCCCGGTGAGCCTGAGCCGCGGAGTGCTGGCGGGACCGGGCGGAACGGGGACAGGCCGACGCGCGGTGAGGCGGCCCACCCAGTGGCGGCCGCAGATCGGGCAGGGGGAGCGCCCTGCGGGTCGTAGGGGGACGGCACGCCGTGGCCGTCGCGGGTGAAGTACTCCCATTCAGCCTCGTTGTCGTCGCGGTAGTACTGCACGTCGTAGTCGACGCTCCACTTGTGCCAGCAGTGGCCGCAGGTGAACGCCACGCGTTCGACAGCCAGTTCGGTGATCATCGGCTTGCCTCCTTCCGGACAACCGTTTCGCCTGCGCGCCAGGTGCCCTGAACGGGCGTTGTCGTCTTCTTGACACTTGCCCGCCAATATTTTATGCCCGAGAAGTAAGAGATTGGGCTGATAAGCAACGTTTACGGAGCTGGCCGGTGCTGGGTGTGCCGTGGGTGGCACATGTGAGGACGGTCCAGACCGCGTCCGGTGCGCCGCTCCGGTCCCCGGCCACCGTGACCGGCGCCAGGCCCACGGCGCGTGCCTAGCTCGCCCGCCGAACCATGGGAGGCAGCGCCGCGCGTCCCGCCGCTCGGCGGCGGAGACCCCCGCCCTCGCCCATGCCCAATGCCCAATGCCCCAACAGTTATGGAGAGTCACCGTCCGGGGGACATCCGGCGAAGATGACCTGGGCCGCGGCCAGCAGCGCGCGCATCTCGTCGATGACCGGCCGGTGAAGGGGCAGCGTCAGATGGCCGACGCCCGGCACCAGCACGTTGCGGGCCTTGAGGTCCGGATGGTCGATGCGCCCCCTGGCGGCGGGGATGACTGCCTCGTCCAGGTCGCTGTAGAAGGCCACGAACCGGGTGCGGCATCCCGCGGCCGGTTCGGCGAGTTCGGTCAGGAGCCCGCTTCCCGGGCGTAGCTGGCGCAGCAGTGGATGGGCCGGGGCCAGCATGGCGGTGGCGGTCCCACCGTGCGGCGTCGCCAGTGTGATCACCAGTGGCACGTGCGCATCGCCGCCGAGCCGCTGCACGTAGTAGCGGGCGATCAGCCCGCCCAGGCTGTACCCGATCACGACCACCGCCCGCCCCCCACCGCGGGCACACACCTGCTCGACCTGGCGGCCCAGCGACCGGGCCGCCGTACGGATGTCCGATCCGAAGGCGTTGCAGGCGACCGGGATGAAGGGGCCCACGCCGTCGGCGCGCAGCTCACGCTCCAGCGGCGGGACGACCGACGCTCCGTCGGCCAGCCCATGCACCAACAGCACAGGAACCCCCGCATCGGCGGGGAGCGGATCGCCCGGGCCCGTCGGCCGCCCGTGCAGGGCACGGCCCAACAACCCGGTCAGCTGCCCGACGCCCTCCGCGGTCATGTCGAGCGGGAGCCGGGCCAGACGTATCACCGCCCGGCTCGCCTCGATGCCTATGCCGCGCGCCGGTGACAGCCCCGGCACGGTCAGTTGCGGCCTG
The genomic region above belongs to Streptomyces coeruleorubidus and contains:
- a CDS encoding TraR/DksA family transcriptional regulator, which codes for MVTHQTIGESTTLSVEDLAALRENLHEQRLFRQEQLRLLAGPTTSRAEGRLQRQTAAQVEVRIKLAASARMVLADVEAALTRMKEGTYGTCHLCRRLVDRQRLMIVPQARYCARCQQVKEAVP
- a CDS encoding alpha/beta fold hydrolase, which translates into the protein MPGLSPARGIGIEASRAVIRLARLPLDMTAEGVGQLTGLLGRALHGRPTGPGDPLPADAGVPVLLVHGLADGASVVPPLERELRADGVGPFIPVACNAFGSDIRTAARSLGRQVEQVCARGGGRAVVVIGYSLGGLIARYYVQRLGGDAHVPLVITLATPHGGTATAMLAPAHPLLRQLRPGSGLLTELAEPAAGCRTRFVAFYSDLDEAVIPAARGRIDHPDLKARNVLVPGVGHLTLPLHRPVIDEMRALLAAAQVIFAGCPPDGDSP
- a CDS encoding TraR/DksA C4-type zinc finger protein, giving the protein MPLDATRAEPHLHEARQRLEHARTSRLAQLQALDETGPSTDDHLLAVQKTAMERVLKEIEEAFARIEDGTYGTCLGCAKPVPAERLEILPYTRHCVACRRRAA
- a CDS encoding response regulator, which codes for MPEATTTATTGTSRIRILLADDHALVRRGVRLILDREPDLEVVAEAGDGAEAIEMARAREVDLAVLDIAMPRLTGLQAARELAARKPGLRIMMLTMHDNEQYFFQALKAGANGYVLKSVADRDLVAACRAAMRDEPFLYPGAVTALIRNYLDRARHGEETPDRILTPREEEVLKLVAEGHSSKEIADLLFISIKTVQRHRANLLQKLGLRDRLELTRYAIRAGLIEA